The Macrococcoides canis genome has a window encoding:
- the dinB gene encoding DNA polymerase IV, producing the protein MKRIIHIDMDAFYAQVEQRDNPDLKGKTVIVGGKSRNRGVVATASYEARKFGVHSAMPTSRAYQLCPDGYYVSPRFDVYKAVSQQIMNVFKSYTDIVQPLSLDEAYLDITHLVRPDLGASQIAAFIKRDVYEATHLTCSAGVSYNKFLAKIASGMNKPDGLTVIHYNNVQQILDELPIGEFPGVGKVTEQKMHKLKIASGKDLRQLSEIELIEHFGKKGSSLYNKARGIGTDIIEVERERKSIGKETTFAHDKNDESYILRVMNEQTEKVAAKLQSMNKVTDTITVKIKTSDFESHTKQTKLLDFTDQADKIYATAVLLYTDLKLQNEEIRLVGVQAGNIKNKVYENLTIYDFL; encoded by the coding sequence ATGAAAAGAATCATTCACATCGATATGGATGCTTTCTATGCGCAGGTGGAGCAGCGGGATAATCCTGATCTTAAGGGTAAGACTGTTATCGTTGGTGGTAAGAGTCGTAATCGTGGGGTCGTGGCGACAGCGAGTTATGAGGCGCGTAAGTTTGGTGTGCATAGCGCGATGCCGACTTCTCGCGCATATCAGTTATGTCCAGATGGTTATTATGTGAGTCCTCGATTTGATGTGTATAAGGCTGTGTCCCAGCAAATTATGAATGTCTTCAAGAGTTACACGGATATTGTGCAGCCATTATCACTAGATGAAGCGTACCTTGATATCACGCATCTTGTACGTCCGGATCTTGGTGCGAGTCAAATTGCTGCGTTTATTAAACGTGATGTGTATGAGGCAACACATTTGACGTGCAGTGCTGGTGTTTCTTATAATAAGTTTCTCGCTAAAATAGCATCCGGTATGAATAAGCCGGATGGATTAACCGTCATTCATTATAACAACGTGCAGCAAATATTAGATGAACTGCCGATTGGTGAGTTTCCTGGTGTCGGTAAAGTGACTGAACAGAAGATGCATAAGCTAAAGATAGCATCAGGAAAAGACTTACGTCAGTTATCCGAAATTGAACTGATTGAACATTTCGGCAAGAAAGGGTCAAGCTTATATAACAAAGCACGTGGTATTGGCACAGATATTATCGAGGTCGAACGTGAGCGTAAGTCAATCGGTAAGGAGACAACATTTGCGCATGATAAGAATGATGAATCCTATATTTTACGCGTAATGAATGAACAGACTGAGAAAGTTGCAGCAAAGCTTCAAAGCATGAATAAAGTTACAGATACGATAACGGTAAAGATTAAGACAAGCGATTTTGAAAGCCATACGAAGCAGACGAAGCTGCTCGATTTTACGGATCAGGCAGATAAGATATATGCAACGGCTGTGTTACTTTATACAGATTTAAAGCTACAGAATGAAGAAATCCGTTTAGTCGGGGTTCAGGCAGGGAATATAAAAAATAAAGTGTACGAAAATCTAACGATATATGATTTTCTCTAG